Proteins co-encoded in one Arachis hypogaea cultivar Tifrunner chromosome 13, arahy.Tifrunner.gnm2.J5K5, whole genome shotgun sequence genomic window:
- the LOC112792706 gene encoding 14-3-3-like protein C, translated as MASPTKERENFVYTAKLAEQAERYEEMVDAMKNVAKLNVELTVEERNLLSVGYKNVVGARRASWRILSSIEQKEESKGNDVSVKRIKEYRNKVESELSNICTDIMTVIDEHLIPSCSGGEPSVFFYKMKGDYYRYLAEFKSGDERKEAADQSMKAYQAASTTAEAELPPTHPIRLGLALNFSVFYYEILNSPERACHLAKQAFDVAIAELDTLSEESYKDSTLIMQLLRDNLTLWTSDIPEDGADEQKVESAQATQGED; from the exons ATGGCGTCGCCCACCAAGGAACGTGAAAACTTCGTCTACACCGCCAAACTTGCTGAACAAGCCGAGCGCTATGAAG AAATGGTGGATGCAATGAAGAATGTAGCGAAGCTAAACGTGGAGTTGACGGTTGAGGAGCGAAACCTTCTGTCAGTCGGGTACAAGAATGTAGTTGGGGCTCGCAGGGCTTCATGGAGGATTCTCTCCTCCATTGAGCAGAAGGAAGAATCCAAAGGGAACGATGTTAGCGTTAAGCGGATCAAGGAGTATAGGAACAAAGTTGAATCTGAGTTGTCTAACATCTGTACTGATATCATGACTGTTATTGATGAACACCTTATCCCTTCTTGTTCTGGTGGTGAACCTAGTGTGTTCTTCTATAAGAT GAAGGGCGACTATTATCGGTATCTGGCTGAATTCAAGTCTGGAGATGAGAGAAAGGAGGCTGCTGATCAGTCCATGAAAGCATATCag GCGGCTTCTACTACTGCCGAAGCTGAGTTACCTCCAACGCATCCCATTAGATTGGGTTTGGCTTTGAACTTCTCTGTTTTCTATTATGAAATTTTGAACTCTCCTGAAAG GGCCTGTCACCTTGCTAAGCAGGCATTTGATGTAGCAATTGCTGAGTTGGATACTCTAAGCGAAGAGTCTTACAAAGACAGCACATTAATTATGCAGCTTCTGAGGGACAACCTTACCTTGTGGACCTCTGACATCCCTGAAGATGGAG CTGATGAACAAAAGGTAGAGTCCGCACAAGCTACCCAAGGGGAAGACTGA
- the LOC112792707 gene encoding olee1-like protein, with amino-acid sequence MAKSTIMVIAALCLMSVVGSAYGYDKFFVEGKVYCDTCRIQFLSRVSEFLPGATVRLECKVAANETITYVKDVMTDAAGKYSIEVEGDHEEELCEVFLIDSPRQDCNEIKSEVANLETASRVSLTHKNGIVSAVREANPLGFLKAVPLAECPQIFKELGLNANGTASDS; translated from the coding sequence atggcCAAGTCCACCATCATGGTCATTGCAGCTCTCTGCCTTATGTCCGTTGTTGGTTCGGCCTATGGCTATGACAAATTCTTTGTTGAAGGCAAAGTTTACTGCGACACCTGCCGCATCCAGTTCTTGAGCCGCGTGAGCGAGTTCTTGCCAGGCGCCACCGTGAGACTGGAGTGCAAGGTAGCTGCAAACGAGACCATCACATACGTGAAGGACGTGATGACAGATGCCGCAGGAAAATACTCGATTGAGGTTGAGGGAGATCACGAGGAAGAGTTGTGCGAGGTTTTCTTGATTGACAGCCCAAGACAGGATTGCAATGAGATCAAGAGTGAGGTTGCTAACTTGGAAACTGCCTCAAGGGTTTCCCTTACTCACAAGAACGGCATTGTCTCCGCCGTCCGCGAAGCCAATCCTCTTGGCTTCTTGAAGGCTGTTCCTCTCGCTGAATGCCCTCAGATCTTCAAGGAGCTTGGCCTCAACGCCAATGGCACCGCCAGCGACTCTTAA